DNA sequence from the Amycolatopsis sp. Hca4 genome:
ACCGGGCGCGACCGTGTCGGACTCGGCGAACCCGAACGCGTCGTAGAGGTGGATCTTGTCGTAGCCGAGGTGGTGCCCGGCGCCGGTGACCAGCAGCGTGTTGTGCACCCGCCCGCCGTCCGCCGGGGTGAACATCCCGGCGACGACGACCACGTCGTGCTCGGCGGCCACCGCGGCCACGGCCGACGCCCACGGCCCGTCGAGCGGCTCCGCGACCGGCTCCAGCGGCCGTCCGAACCGCGCCATCGCCGCTTCGGGGAACACGACGACCCGCGCGCCGTCCGCCGCCGCGGCCTCCACGCCGGAGCGAACGAGTTTCAGGTTCGCCTCCGGATCGTCACCCGAGTTGACCTGGCACAACGCGATTCGCGCCACCGCTGCCTCCTGCATGCTGGGATCGGCCGTCACCGGGGAGTATCGCTGAAAAGGCGCTGGGCGTGACCTCGTACCCTGGGAGACATGCTGAACCGCACCGACCTGCGCGGGCAGGTCCCGACCGCCGCCGAACTGCGCGCCGCCCTGCCGCGCGCCGAATACGACGTGGACGCGGCGCTGCACCACGTGCGCCCGGTGGTCGAGGCGGTCCGCGACCGCGGTGTTGAAGCCGTCCTCGAGTACACCGAGAAGTTCGACAAGGTCCGGCCCGGCACGGTGCGTGTCCCGCGCCCCGAGCTGACGCGCGCCCTGGAGCAGCTGGACCCGGCCGTGCGCGCGGCGCTGGAGGAGTCGATCACCCGGGCGCGGAAGGTGCACGCCGAGCAGCGCCGCACCGACGTCACCACGACCGTCGTCGAGGGCGGCACGGTCACGGAGAAGTGGGTGCCGGTCGAGCGCGTCGGGCTCTACGCCCCGGGCGGGCTGGCGGTGTACCCCTCGACCGTCGTGATGAACGTCGTCCCGGCGCAGATCGCCGGCGTCGGCTCGCTCGTCGTCTGCTCGCCGCCGCAGGCCGCGTTCGGCGGGCTGCCGCACCCGACCATCCTCGCCGCGGCCGAGCTGCTCGGCGTGGACGAGGTGTGGGCGGCCGGCGGCGCGCAGGCCGTCGCGCTGCTGGCGTACGGCGGCACGGACACCGACGGCGCCGAGCTGGCGCCGGTCGACATCGTCACCGGGCCGGGCAACATCTACCTCACCGCGGCCAAGCGCCTGCTGCGCGGCCTGATCGGCATCGACGCCGAGGCCGGGCCCACCGAGATCGCCATCCTCGCCGACGAGACGGCCGACCCGGTGCACGTCGCCGCCGACCTGATCAGCCAGGCCGAACACGACCCGCTGGCCGCGAGCGTGCTGGTCACGACGTCGGTGGCGCTGGCCGACGCCGTCGACGAGGAACTGGTGAACCGCGTCGCCGCGACCAAGCACAGCTCGCGGGTCGCCGAAGCGCTGGCGGGCAAGCAGTCCGGCATCATCCTGGTGTCCACTGTGGAGGACGGACTGCGCGTCGTCGACGCCTACGCCGCCGAGCACCTGGAGATCCAGACGGCGGACGCGCGCGCGGTCGCGGCCCGGGTCCGCAACGCGGGCGCGATCTTCGTCGGCGCGTACGCCCCGGTCTCGCTCGGCGACTACTGCGCCGGGTCCAACCACGTCCTGCCCACCGGCGGCTTCGCCCGCCACTCCTCGGGCCTGTCCGTGCAGAGCTTCCTCAAGGGCATCCACGTCGTGGAATACTCCGAGGACGCGCTGCGCGAGGTCGCCGGCCGCGTCGTCGCGTTGGCCGACGCCGAGGACCTGCCCGCGCACGGCGAGGCCGTCACCGCGCGGTTCGGAGGTTCGGTCCGATGACGATCGGCGAAGAGGTCACGCTGGATGAGCTGCCGCTGCGCGAGGACCTGCGCGGCAAGTCGCCCTACGGCGCACCGCAGCTGGACGTCCCCATCCGGCTGAACACGAACGAGAACCCGTACCCGCCGCCCCCTTCGCTGGTCGCCGACGTGGCCGAGGCCGTTCGTCTCGAGGCCGCCGAGCTGCACCGCTACCCGGACCGGGACGCGGTGGCGCTGCGGCAGGACCTGGCCGACTACCTGAGCGTGTCGACGCGGGTGGTGCTGTCGGAGGCGAACGTCTGGGCCGCGAACGGGTCCAACGAGGTGCTGCAGCAGATCCTGCAGGCGTTCGGCGGGCCGGGGCGCAGCGCGCTCGGCTTCGAGCCGTCGTACTCGATGCACCCGATCATCGCGTCCGGCACCCGCACCGAGTGGGTCCCGGCGCCCCGCCGGGACGACTTCACGCTCGACACGGCCGCGGCGGCCGCGGTCATCGCTTCCCGGCAGCCGGACATCGTGTTCGTCACCAGCCCGAACAACCCGACCGGCGGCTCGATCCCGCTCGGCGAGCTGCGTGCGGTGCTGGACGCGGCCACCGGGATCGTCGTGGTCGACGAGGCGTACGCGGAGTTCTCGTCGCAGGACAGCGCGGTGCACCTGCTGGCCGACTACCCCTCGCGGCTGATCGTCTCGCGCACGATGAGCAAGGCGTTCGCCTTCGCGGGCGGTCGCCTCGGCTACCTGGCGGCGGCGCCGGCGGTGGTCGACGCGCTGCAGCTGGTGCGCCTGCCGTACCACCTCTCGCGGCTGACGCAGGCGGCGGCACGGGCGGCGCTGCGGCACGCGGACGCCACTTTGGCCAGCGTGCACAAGCTGGCGGCCGAGCGGGACCGCGTCGTGGAAGCCCTGGCGGGCCTGGGTTACGACCCGGTGCCGAGCGACTCGAACTTCGTCCTCTTCGGACGTTTTTCGTCGCCTTCGGACGCTTGGAAGTCCTATTTGGACCGCGGGGTGCTGATCCGCGACCCGGGCATCCCCGGGCACCTGCGCGTCAGCATCGGCACCCCGGAAGAGAACGACGCCTTCCTCGAGGCGAGTAAGGAAGTTTCCCGATGACCCGCATCGGCAAGGTCGAACGGACCACCAAGGAGTCCTCGATCTCCGTCCAGCTGGACCTCGACGGCACGGGCGAGGTCGAGATCTCGACCGGCGTCCCGTTCTACGACCACATGCTGACCGCGTTCGGCGTCCACGGTTCGCTGGACCTGAAGGTCGAGGCCACCGGCGACGTCCACATCGACGCCCACCACACGGTGGAGGACACGGCGATCGTGCTGGGCCAGGCGATCCGCCAGGCACTGGGCGACAAGAGCGGCATCCGCCGCTTCGGCGACGCGTGGATCCCGATGGACGAAACCCTGGCCCACGCGGCGATCGACGTCTCCGGCCGGCCGTACTGCGTGCACGTGGGCGAGCCGGAGCAGTTCAACACGTTCACGATCGGGAACAACTACCCGTTCGTGCTCACCCGGCACGTGTTCGACTCGCTGGCGTTCCACGCCCAGATCGCCCTGCACGTCCGGGTGATCCACGGCCGCGACCCCCACCACATCGCGGAGGCGGAGTACAAGGCGGTGGCAAGGGCCCTGCGCGCGGCGACGGAGCCGGACCCCCGCGCGGGCGGCATCCCGTCGACGAAGGGCGTCCTGTGAGCAACGGAGTCGTCGGCGTGCTCCTGCTCGCTCTCGGCGGGTTCCTCGTGGGCGGCGTCTGGTCGACCTGGAAGACGGCCAAGTTCCTGGCCGTGGTCCTGGGCATCGCGGCCGTCCTCGCCATCGGTGGCGCGATCTTCTGGTTGTCGAGCTGAGAAACGGCGAAGGGCCCCTCTCGCACGAGAGGGGCCCTTCGCCGATTTTCGCTAGCGGTTCGCGCCGACCAGTTCCCGCTCCTCGGGCTCGTCCAGGTGCTTCGTGAGCTTCTCGCCCTCGACGTCCACGTCCGGCAGGATCCGGTCCAGCCACTTCGGCAGCCACCACGCGCCGCGGCCGAGGAGGGACATCACCGCCGGGACCAGCGTCATGCGGACCACGAACGCGTCCACCAGCACGCCGAACGCCAGCGCGAAGCCGATCGACTGGATCAGCGACGACTCGGCCAGGATGAACCCCGCGAACACGCTGATCATGATCAGCGCCGCCGCGACGACCACCCGTGCGCCGTGGCGGAAGCCCGTCACCACCGCTTCCTGCGGCTCCGCGCCGTGGACGTGCTCCTCGCGCATCCGCGTCACCAGGAACACCTGGTAGTCCATCGCCAGCCCGAACAGCACGCCGATCAGCAGGATCGGCAGCATGCTCATGATCGGGCCGGTCGAGGCGACGCCGAGCAGGTCCGTCAGCCAGCCCCACTGGAACACCGCGACCACCGCGCCGAACGTCGCCGCGACCGAGCCGAGGAAGCCGATGGTCGCCTTGAGCGGCACCACCACCGAGCGGAACACCAGCATCAGCAGCACGAACGCGAGCCCGACGATCAGCGCCAGGTACGGCAGCATCGCGTCCGACAGCTTCTCGGAGACGTCGATGTTCGCCGCGGTCTGGCCGGTGACGGCCAGTTTCGCGTCCAGGGAGCCGGATTCGGCGCGGATCGCGGCCACCAGGTCCTCGGTCTGCGTGCTGCTCGGGCCGCTCTTCGGGATCACCGTGAGCAGGGCCGTGTCACCGGCCTGGTTGACGCGCGGCGGCGTGACGGCGGCGACGTCCGGCAGCTTCTGGATGCCGGCCGCGGCTTGGCCGAGCGCGGCCTGGCGGTTGGCGCTGCCGGAGACGTCGACGACGACCAGCAGCGGCCCGTTGGAGCCTTCGCCGAAGCTGCGGCTGGCGATCTCGTACGCCTTGCGCTGCGTCGACTCCGGTGCCGCGGTGCTGTCGTTGGGCAGGCCGAGCTGCATGCTCAGCGCGGGCAGGGCGACGACGGCCATCCCGGCCAGCGCGACCAGCAGCACCGGGAGCCGGTGGCGGCCGACGAACCGCGCCCAGCGTTCGCCGTGCGTCGTTTCGACCGGCTTGCGGCGCAGCCGGATGCGGCCGCCGGCGACCCGGGTGCCGGCGAAGCCGAGGATCGCGGGCAGCAGCGTCAGGGCGATGAGCACGGCGATCGCGACGGTGACGGCGGCGGCGACGCCCATCTGGCCGAGGAACGGGATGCCGATCACGGTGAGGCCGGCCAGCGCGATGATGACGGTGAGGCCGGCGAAGACCACGGCGGAGCCCGCGGTGCCCGCGGCGCGTCCGGCGGCTTCTTCGGGGTCGCGGCCGATGGCCAGTTCGTGGCGGTAGCGCGACACGATGAACAGCGCGTAGTCGATGCCGACCGCGAGACCGATCATCAGCGCCAGGACCGGCGTGTTCGAGTTCAGTTCGAGGAAGCCGGAGGCGAGGAAGATGCCCGCCATCCCGGTGCCGACGCCGATGAGCGCGGTGAGCAGCGGGATCCCGGCCGCGAGCAGCGAGCCGAAGGTGATGATCAGCACGACGGCGGCGACGGCGACACCCAGACCCTCGGTGGCCCCGGTCGCGGGCACGCCCTGCACGGCGTCTCCGCCGAACTCGATGGTGAACCCGGCGGCGCGGCCGGCGTTGGCGCTGTTCAGGAGGGCCTGACGGTCCTCGTCGGTCAGTTCGTACGCTTTCGCTCCGTAACTGACCTGGGCGAGCGCGACGCGTCGATCGGGTGAGATCGACTGCGCCTGGAACGGGTCGACCACGGCGGCGACCTTCGGCGCCGTCTTCAGCTGCCCGACGAGCGCTTCGACGGCCGCCTTGCCCTTGGCGTCGGTCACCGTGGTGCCTGCCGGGGCTTCGATGACCACGCGCGCGGTGGCGCCACCGGCGTTGGCCTGCGGGAACTTCTCGGTGAGCTGGTCGATCGCCCGCTGCGACTCGGTGCCGGGGATCGTCACCGAGTTCGACAGCTGGCCCGAGAGCGTGAGCGCGCCCAGGCCGAGTGCCACCAGGACCGCCGCCCAGACGGCCGCGACCAGCGCTCTGCGCCGGAAGGAAAACCGGCCGAGCCGGTACAGGAAGGTCGCCACGAGTCAGCTCCGTTTCGCCCGAACGGGGTCGGTTCACTCCATAGGGTCCCTTCCCAAGCTAGCCGATCGGCAAGGGGACGTCCAAGCCGATCGGCAAGTATGTGACTTGCCGAACAGCAAGGTTTATCGCTAGCCGTTCGGCTAGTAAGGCGGTTTGCCGATCGACAGAGCGTGACGTAGGCTCCGACGGCTCGCTGAGGAGGAAGAATGACCGCCGGCCCGGCCGATGACACCCGGACCCGACTGCTGCAGACCGCGCTGCGGCTGTTCACCGAACACGGGGTCGAAGGCACGTCGCTGCAGATGATCGCGGACGCGCTGGGCATCACGAAGGCGGCGGTGTACTACCACTTCAAGACGAAGGCGGAGATCACCGAGGCGGTCGCCGAGCCGGGCGTCCGTGACCTGGACGAACTGGTCCGCCGCGCGGCGGCGCAGAAGCGCCGCGGCGCGCAGGTGGACCTGCTGCTGGAGGGGTTCGTCGACCTGGTGATCCGCCACCGCGCGCTGGTGGCCCTGTTTTCGAGTGACCCGGGCATCGCCCGCGCGATTGAGAAGTCGGCCCACGGCGGCATGGAGGGCTTCGGCCAGGCGCTGCTGGGCATCCTGTCCGGGCCCGACCCGGACACGACGGCCCGGGTGAACGCCTTGGTGACGTTGACCGGGATCGCGATGGCGGGAGGTTCCCCGGACCTGGCCGGCCTCGGCGACGAAGAGCTGCGGACGGAACTGCTCGACGTGGGCCGCCGCCTCCTCGGCCGCCCCCGCCGCCGAACCCTCACCCCGGTTTCCCCGCTCTAGATCCGCTTGCAGTCACGCGAGATCCGGCCTTGATCACGCGAGTCACGCGTACTTGAACGGCCGACTCGCGTACCTGGGCGGCCGACTCGCGTACCTGGATGGCCGACTCGCGTACCCGGAGGGTCGGTTGGCGTACCTGGGCGGACGACTCGCGTACCTAGATGGACGACTCGCGTACCTGGAGGGTCGGTCGGCGTGCCTGGAGGGTCGGTTCGCGCGGCTGAAGGCGGAACTTGCGTGACGGAAGTCCGAACTCGCGTGATTGGAGCCGGATCTCGCGTGACTCGAGGCGGGGCTCGTGTGATTGGAGACGGGACTCGTGTGATGGGGCGGCGATCTTGCGTGATTGGCGGGGCATCACGCGTGATTAGCGGGGTATCTGGTGGGGGGTTAGGTAGGGCGGGGGGACTGTGGCGGTGAGCCAGACTCCGTTGGCGCTCAGCTGGAACGTGTGGCCGGCGGCGGACATCGCGGCCGCGTCGATCTGGAGGATCACCGGTTTGCCGCGGCGGGCGCCGACGTTTCGGGCCGTGTCGAGGGTGGCCGAGAGGTGGACCGCGTGGCGGTTCATCGGGCGGAGGCCCTCGCGGAAGATCGCGTCGAGGGAGGCCGCCACCGTTCCGTGGTACAGCACGTCCGGCGGTGGGGTGTCCGGCAGTCCCAGGTCGACCGGGACGCTGTGACCCTGGCTCGCGCGGATGCGCGTTCCCGTTTCGTCGAACGCGAAACGGCGCTTGTTGTTCTTCTCGACCACTTCGTCGAGTTGTGCACGCGTGATCGAGAGCGCGCGCAGGAGGGTGTCGACCGGGACCCAGCCGCCGGGGGCGAGGGTCAGGCCGATGGCGGCCGGGTCGTGGCGAAGGTGCCGTGAGAGCCGCTTCGAGATGCGGATCAGTTCCTTTTCGTTCATTTCCTCCCCAGCATCCTCCCCGCGCGCAAGCGGTTTAGATGCCGCCTTCGACCGCCGGGCGGAGCTTGCTCGCACCCGGGCCGAAGCGGGAGAGCTCGTCGTCGTTGTTGTACAACGCGCAGCTGCGCAGGGAGAGGCACCCGCAGCCGACGCAGCCGGTGAGCCGGTCGCGCAGGCGCTGCAGGGCGTCGATGCGCGCGTCGAGCTCGTGCTGCCAGTCGCGGGACAGGCGCGCCCAGTCCGCCTTCGTCGGGGCGTGGTCCTCCGGCAGCGTTTCCAGCGCCGTGCTGATGTCCTCGAGCGAGAGCCCGACCCGTTGTGCCGCACGGATGAACGCGATCCGGCGCAGCACTGAGCGCGGGTACCGGCGCTGGTTGCCCGCCGACCGCTCGGAACTGATCAGCCCCTTCTCCTCGTAGAACCGCAGTGCCGTGTGCGGAACCCCGCTGCGTTCCGCCACCTGTCCGATGCTGAGATGTTCAGCGAGCCTGGTCACCTGGTCAGGCTATCCTTGACTTCGAGTTTAGTCGAGGTTGCATCGTCGGGTCATGACCACTGCGACCGAACTCGGCTACGCCGATCTGCCCCGGCTGATTTCGCTGATGACCGGGGACGAAAAGCACACCGCCGCCGCCGAGTCCACTTTGGACGTGCTGTGGGTGCTCTACGACCGCGTGCTCGACGTCACGCCGGAGAACTTCCGCGAACCCGGCCGCGACCGGTTCCTGCTGTCCAAGGGACACGGGCCGATGGCGTACTACGCCGTGCTCACCGCGAAGGGCTTCCTCGCCGAGGCGGAACTGGCGACGTGGTCCGACCCGGTGTCACGGCTGGGCCACCACCCCGACCGGCGCCGCGTCCCCGGCGTCGAGATCTCCAGCGGCTCCCTCGGCCACGGCCTGCCGATCGCGTTCGGCACCGCGCTCGGCCTGCGCGCCCGCGGCCTGACGAACGCGAAGGTCGTGACGCTGGTCGGCGACGCCGAGCTGGACGAGGGCTCGAACCACGAGGCGATCGTCGTCGCGGCCCGCGAAGGCCTCGAGAACCTGACCACCGTGGTGGTCGACAACCAGTCCTCGACGCGCGGCTGGCCGGGCGGCATCGAGCGCCGGTTCGCCGTCGAAGGCTGGGCGACGCGCACGGTGTCCGGTCGCGACCACGACGCGCTCTACGACGCCTTCACCACCTCCCACCCCGGCCGGCCGCTGGCCGTGGTCGCCGTCGTCGAACCGAAGGGCTGAACCCATGGCACCGATGCGGGAAACCTTCCTCGCCACCACCGAGCGGATCATCGACACCGACCCCGACGTCGCCGTCGTGCTGGCCGACATCTCGGCCGCCCAGCTCGCCGGCGCCGCGCGGCGGCACCCGGACCGGGTGATCAACGTCGGGATCCGCGAGCAGCTGCTGGTCAGCACCGGCGCCGGGCTGGCCTTGGCGGGCCTGCGGCCGATCGTGCACACGTTCCCGCCGTTCCTGGTGGAGCGCGCGTTCGAGCAGATCAAGCTCGACTTCTCGCACCAGGAGGTCGGCGGGGTCCTGGTGTCGTGGGGTGCGTCCTACGACATGTCGACGGCGGGACGCACGCACCAGTCCCCCGGCGACGTCGCCCTGATCGATTCGCTGCCGGGCTGGACGGTCCACGTGCCGGGTCACCCGGCCGAGGCCGAGCGGCTGCTGCTGGAGTCGATCCCCTGAGACGGCCGCGTCTACCTGCGGCTTTCCGCGCAGGAGAACGCCTCTCCGCACCTGGGGGTGGGGTTCACGACGGTGCGCTCCGGATCGTCCGGCGTGGTGGTGGCGGTGGGCCCGGTGCTGGACCGCGTCCTGCGCGCGACGGCGGGCCTGGACGTGACGGTGCTGTACGCCTCGACGATCCGCCCGTTCGACGCGGCGGGGTTGCGGGCGGCGGTGCACGCGGCAGCTCCTTCCGTGGTGCTGGTGGAGCCGTACCTCGCGGGGACGTCGGCGTGGTGCGTGGCGGAGGCGCTTTCCGATGTGCCCCACCGCCTGCGGTCCCTGGGCGTCCGGCGGGACGCGGAGGTCCGGATGTACGGCGGGATCGAGGACCACGACCTCGCGCACGGGCTGGACGCCGGCTCGCTCGGGCTGTCGATCCGGGAGTTCCTCGGGAAGTAACAAGTCGCGGGTGGGGCGGACCGATACCGTTACGCCCATGGCGTTCAGGATCCGGCCGCTCGCGTTGGGGATCGTCCGGCGCGGTGACGCGCTGCTCGTCTTCGAAGGGCGCGATGACTTCAAGGGCGAGACCTACTACCGGCCGCTCGGGGGTGGGATCGAGTTCGGGGAGAGCAGCAAGGAGGCGCTCGAGCGCGAGTTCGGCGAGGAACTCGACGCCGCGATCACGGTGGGCCGCCGGATCGGGGTGCTCGAGAACGTCTTCACCTGGCAGAACCGGCCTGGGCACGAAATCGCCTTTCTCTACGAAGTCGAGTTCGTCGACGCCGGGTTCTACCGGCGCGACGAAATGAAGATCCTCGACGACCCCGCCACCGCGCGGTGGGTCGACGTCGCCGAGTTCCGGGACGGGCGCAAGATCCTCTACCCCTACGGGCTCACCGAACTGCTCTCAGCGGATCAGTGACCGCGCGGTCGGCACCAGCTCGAACGACGACGGCGACGCCACCCGGCTGAACCACACCGAGAACGGGCCGTCCGCGCGGACCGGCAGCTGCGGGAACGTGTTCTCCGACGGCTCGGTCTCGAACGCCGCGAACGCCGAATCGGGCGGGGGAGCGGGCGGCGACACCGTCACGTGCACGCCCGTGCCCGGCGGTGGCGCGGCCAGCCCGGGGCGGACCGGGCGCAGGAGCAGCACGTTGTCGGAGTCGATCATCGTCGCGTTCGCCGCCGACCGGTGGGCCTTCCAGACCGGGCCGAAGTAGAACTCCTCCAGTGCCGCCTTGCGCTCGGCCATCGACCGGAACCCGCGCAGCCACACGAACTCGTCCGGCGACGCCCGGGAGCGGAACAGCCCGAACAGGTGCGCACCCGCGGCCTCCTGCGGCTCGACGAACTCGCGCTCGAACAGCTCGATCAGCTCATCGCGCCGGCCGGGGTGCAAGGTGTACCGCCG
Encoded proteins:
- the hisD gene encoding histidinol dehydrogenase; amino-acid sequence: MLNRTDLRGQVPTAAELRAALPRAEYDVDAALHHVRPVVEAVRDRGVEAVLEYTEKFDKVRPGTVRVPRPELTRALEQLDPAVRAALEESITRARKVHAEQRRTDVTTTVVEGGTVTEKWVPVERVGLYAPGGLAVYPSTVVMNVVPAQIAGVGSLVVCSPPQAAFGGLPHPTILAAAELLGVDEVWAAGGAQAVALLAYGGTDTDGAELAPVDIVTGPGNIYLTAAKRLLRGLIGIDAEAGPTEIAILADETADPVHVAADLISQAEHDPLAASVLVTTSVALADAVDEELVNRVAATKHSSRVAEALAGKQSGIILVSTVEDGLRVVDAYAAEHLEIQTADARAVAARVRNAGAIFVGAYAPVSLGDYCAGSNHVLPTGGFARHSSGLSVQSFLKGIHVVEYSEDALREVAGRVVALADAEDLPAHGEAVTARFGGSVR
- a CDS encoding histidinol-phosphate transaminase: MTIGEEVTLDELPLREDLRGKSPYGAPQLDVPIRLNTNENPYPPPPSLVADVAEAVRLEAAELHRYPDRDAVALRQDLADYLSVSTRVVLSEANVWAANGSNEVLQQILQAFGGPGRSALGFEPSYSMHPIIASGTRTEWVPAPRRDDFTLDTAAAAAVIASRQPDIVFVTSPNNPTGGSIPLGELRAVLDAATGIVVVDEAYAEFSSQDSAVHLLADYPSRLIVSRTMSKAFAFAGGRLGYLAAAPAVVDALQLVRLPYHLSRLTQAAARAALRHADATLASVHKLAAERDRVVEALAGLGYDPVPSDSNFVLFGRFSSPSDAWKSYLDRGVLIRDPGIPGHLRVSIGTPEENDAFLEASKEVSR
- the hisB gene encoding imidazoleglycerol-phosphate dehydratase HisB; this translates as MTRIGKVERTTKESSISVQLDLDGTGEVEISTGVPFYDHMLTAFGVHGSLDLKVEATGDVHIDAHHTVEDTAIVLGQAIRQALGDKSGIRRFGDAWIPMDETLAHAAIDVSGRPYCVHVGEPEQFNTFTIGNNYPFVLTRHVFDSLAFHAQIALHVRVIHGRDPHHIAEAEYKAVARALRAATEPDPRAGGIPSTKGVL
- a CDS encoding MMPL family transporter, whose amino-acid sequence is MATFLYRLGRFSFRRRALVAAVWAAVLVALGLGALTLSGQLSNSVTIPGTESQRAIDQLTEKFPQANAGGATARVVIEAPAGTTVTDAKGKAAVEALVGQLKTAPKVAAVVDPFQAQSISPDRRVALAQVSYGAKAYELTDEDRQALLNSANAGRAAGFTIEFGGDAVQGVPATGATEGLGVAVAAVVLIITFGSLLAAGIPLLTALIGVGTGMAGIFLASGFLELNSNTPVLALMIGLAVGIDYALFIVSRYRHELAIGRDPEEAAGRAAGTAGSAVVFAGLTVIIALAGLTVIGIPFLGQMGVAAAVTVAIAVLIALTLLPAILGFAGTRVAGGRIRLRRKPVETTHGERWARFVGRHRLPVLLVALAGMAVVALPALSMQLGLPNDSTAAPESTQRKAYEIASRSFGEGSNGPLLVVVDVSGSANRQAALGQAAAGIQKLPDVAAVTPPRVNQAGDTALLTVIPKSGPSSTQTEDLVAAIRAESGSLDAKLAVTGQTAANIDVSEKLSDAMLPYLALIVGLAFVLLMLVFRSVVVPLKATIGFLGSVAATFGAVVAVFQWGWLTDLLGVASTGPIMSMLPILLIGVLFGLAMDYQVFLVTRMREEHVHGAEPQEAVVTGFRHGARVVVAAALIMISVFAGFILAESSLIQSIGFALAFGVLVDAFVVRMTLVPAVMSLLGRGAWWLPKWLDRILPDVDVEGEKLTKHLDEPEERELVGANR
- a CDS encoding TetR/AcrR family transcriptional regulator, whose amino-acid sequence is MTAGPADDTRTRLLQTALRLFTEHGVEGTSLQMIADALGITKAAVYYHFKTKAEITEAVAEPGVRDLDELVRRAAAQKRRGAQVDLLLEGFVDLVIRHRALVALFSSDPGIARAIEKSAHGGMEGFGQALLGILSGPDPDTTARVNALVTLTGIAMAGGSPDLAGLGDEELRTELLDVGRRLLGRPRRRTLTPVSPL
- a CDS encoding RNA 2'-phosphotransferase, whose protein sequence is MNEKELIRISKRLSRHLRHDPAAIGLTLAPGGWVPVDTLLRALSITRAQLDEVVEKNNKRRFAFDETGTRIRASQGHSVPVDLGLPDTPPPDVLYHGTVAASLDAIFREGLRPMNRHAVHLSATLDTARNVGARRGKPVILQIDAAAMSAAGHTFQLSANGVWLTATVPPPYLTPHQIPR
- the soxR gene encoding redox-sensitive transcriptional activator SoxR, whose amino-acid sequence is MTRLAEHLSIGQVAERSGVPHTALRFYEEKGLISSERSAGNQRRYPRSVLRRIAFIRAAQRVGLSLEDISTALETLPEDHAPTKADWARLSRDWQHELDARIDALQRLRDRLTGCVGCGCLSLRSCALYNNDDELSRFGPGASKLRPAVEGGI
- a CDS encoding thiamine pyrophosphate-dependent enzyme: MTTATELGYADLPRLISLMTGDEKHTAAAESTLDVLWVLYDRVLDVTPENFREPGRDRFLLSKGHGPMAYYAVLTAKGFLAEAELATWSDPVSRLGHHPDRRRVPGVEISSGSLGHGLPIAFGTALGLRARGLTNAKVVTLVGDAELDEGSNHEAIVVAAREGLENLTTVVVDNQSSTRGWPGGIERRFAVEGWATRTVSGRDHDALYDAFTTSHPGRPLAVVAVVEPKG
- a CDS encoding NUDIX hydrolase — encoded protein: MAFRIRPLALGIVRRGDALLVFEGRDDFKGETYYRPLGGGIEFGESSKEALEREFGEELDAAITVGRRIGVLENVFTWQNRPGHEIAFLYEVEFVDAGFYRRDEMKILDDPATARWVDVAEFRDGRKILYPYGLTELLSADQ
- a CDS encoding NIPSNAP family protein, whose protein sequence is MTFSDFEAVVELRRYTLHPGRRDELIELFEREFVEPQEAAGAHLFGLFRSRASPDEFVWLRGFRSMAERKAALEEFYFGPVWKAHRSAANATMIDSDNVLLLRPVRPGLAAPPPGTGVHVTVSPPAPPPDSAFAAFETEPSENTFPQLPVRADGPFSVWFSRVASPSSFELVPTARSLIR